The following proteins are encoded in a genomic region of Spirosoma sp. SC4-14:
- a CDS encoding NAD(P)-dependent oxidoreductase translates to MMNETSQLSFTIHHLSFIIINVAILNNRLTTEQYEQNFSDIHPPFESREAALVEANRCLFCYDAPCIKSCPTSINIPKFIKQITTDNIKGSAYTILDANIMGGGCSKVCPVEKLCEGSCVYNLLEEPPIPIAKLQRYSTEKAIEQKWPLFQRKPSVGKKVAVVGAGPAGLSCAHVLSREGVDVTIYEKESKGGGLMTYGIAAYKVTPQFCEDEVNFITSLGGITINYDQELGRNVTLAELQANYDAVYLGIGVGVARHLAIPGEDLEGVEDAIRFIYDIREKGYPSVPVGDKVAVIGLGMTAIDAATQAKRLGAKEVTIVYRRTQAEMPSTEVELNLAKLDSCNIIWLASPKEILGENGRVTQLVCNVMELSVPDNSGRRTPVETGETITLDVDMVIKAAGQIPYEELVSSNQLTNWSGKLAINDNCETNIPGVFAGGDCVNGGKEVVDAVQAGKDGARAILKKMIE, encoded by the coding sequence ATGATGAACGAAACAAGTCAACTGTCATTCACAATTCATCATTTATCATTCATAATTATCAACGTGGCTATTCTCAACAACCGACTTACGACTGAACAATACGAGCAAAACTTCAGTGACATTCACCCGCCGTTTGAGTCACGCGAAGCGGCTCTGGTGGAAGCAAATCGCTGTCTGTTTTGTTACGATGCTCCCTGCATCAAAAGCTGTCCGACGAGCATCAATATCCCGAAATTCATCAAGCAGATTACCACCGATAACATTAAAGGTTCGGCCTATACCATTCTGGACGCCAACATCATGGGGGGCGGTTGCTCGAAAGTCTGCCCCGTTGAGAAGTTGTGCGAAGGCTCCTGCGTATACAATCTGCTCGAAGAACCACCCATTCCGATTGCCAAACTGCAGCGGTATTCGACCGAGAAAGCGATTGAGCAAAAATGGCCATTGTTTCAGCGGAAGCCTTCTGTCGGCAAAAAAGTGGCCGTGGTCGGGGCTGGACCGGCGGGATTGAGTTGCGCTCACGTACTAAGCCGCGAAGGAGTCGATGTAACGATCTATGAAAAGGAAAGCAAAGGCGGTGGCCTAATGACCTACGGCATTGCAGCCTACAAAGTGACTCCGCAGTTCTGTGAGGATGAGGTGAACTTTATCACATCACTCGGCGGCATTACCATCAACTACGATCAGGAACTGGGGCGAAATGTGACGCTTGCCGAGCTACAGGCTAACTACGATGCTGTTTATCTGGGCATCGGCGTTGGTGTTGCCCGGCATTTGGCTATTCCCGGCGAAGATTTGGAAGGGGTTGAAGACGCTATCCGATTCATTTACGACATCCGCGAAAAAGGGTATCCATCCGTTCCGGTTGGCGATAAAGTAGCCGTGATTGGACTAGGCATGACCGCCATCGATGCCGCTACGCAAGCCAAACGGCTGGGTGCCAAAGAGGTAACCATCGTTTATCGTCGAACACAGGCCGAAATGCCAAGTACCGAAGTAGAATTGAACCTGGCAAAACTGGACAGTTGTAACATCATCTGGCTGGCATCGCCCAAAGAAATACTAGGCGAAAATGGCCGGGTAACACAACTGGTTTGCAACGTTATGGAACTGAGTGTACCTGACAACAGTGGCCGCCGGACACCGGTCGAAACGGGTGAAACCATCACGCTGGATGTCGATATGGTCATTAAAGCCGCCGGACAGATTCCCTATGAAGAACTGGTTAGCAGCAACCAGCTCACAAACTGGTCTGGTAAACTAGCCATCAACGACAATTGCGAAACCAACATCCCCGGTGTTTTTGCCGGTGGCGACTGTGTAAACGGCGGCAAAGAAGTCGTCGACGCCGTACAGGCCGGTAAAGACGGAGCAAGAGCGATACTGAAAAAAATGATAGAATGA
- the preA gene encoding NAD-dependent dihydropyrimidine dehydrogenase subunit PreA, which translates to MADLSTNFLGIKSPNPYWLASAPPTDKKYNVLRAFEAGWGGVVWKTLGSQIKNVSSRYSAVDYNGTKVMGFNNIELISDRPLDINLREIAECVREFPDRAMVVSLMADNTRDKWHELIAQVEDTGAHGLELNFGCPHGMTERGMGAAVGQDPEIAKMVVEWVMEKATIPVITKLTPNVHSVVPTGRASVEGGTNALSLINTIQSVTGVDLDTFVPNPYVAGKSVYGGYCGPAVKPIALKMLTTIAQDPVTSRVPISGIGGISTWKDAAEFMLLGATSVQVCTAVMKHGFRIIDDLCDGLNNWMDEKGFKTIYDFIGKSVPTITHWEDLDINYHIVANINQDKCIHCGLCYIACEDTSHQAISLTYGKPYNTYSIIENECVGCNLCKLVCPVDSCITMVEQRKGDEYLNWKEFQRRGLPLNDH; encoded by the coding sequence ATGGCAGACTTAAGCACAAATTTCCTCGGGATCAAATCGCCGAATCCGTATTGGCTGGCGAGTGCTCCGCCTACGGATAAAAAATATAATGTCCTGCGGGCGTTTGAAGCCGGTTGGGGCGGAGTGGTTTGGAAAACGCTGGGATCTCAGATCAAAAACGTGTCATCACGCTATTCGGCGGTCGATTATAACGGCACCAAAGTGATGGGGTTCAACAATATCGAACTGATTTCCGACCGACCCCTCGATATCAACCTGCGCGAAATTGCCGAATGCGTTCGGGAGTTTCCCGACCGGGCGATGGTTGTGTCGCTAATGGCCGATAATACCCGCGACAAATGGCATGAACTGATTGCCCAAGTGGAAGATACAGGCGCACACGGGCTTGAATTGAACTTCGGTTGCCCGCATGGCATGACTGAGCGCGGCATGGGTGCGGCCGTTGGGCAAGACCCGGAAATTGCCAAAATGGTGGTCGAATGGGTCATGGAAAAGGCCACAATACCAGTTATTACCAAACTGACCCCCAACGTTCATTCGGTAGTGCCAACGGGCCGGGCGTCGGTTGAAGGAGGCACCAACGCGCTCTCGCTGATTAATACCATTCAGTCTGTAACGGGTGTCGACCTGGATACCTTTGTGCCAAATCCATACGTAGCCGGGAAATCGGTATATGGTGGGTATTGCGGTCCGGCCGTAAAGCCAATTGCCCTGAAAATGCTGACGACCATTGCGCAGGACCCGGTTACATCGCGCGTACCGATTTCGGGTATTGGTGGTATCAGTACCTGGAAAGATGCCGCCGAATTTATGCTGCTGGGCGCTACATCGGTACAGGTATGTACGGCCGTTATGAAACATGGTTTTCGGATTATCGACGATCTGTGCGACGGACTCAACAACTGGATGGACGAAAAAGGTTTTAAAACCATTTACGACTTCATCGGTAAATCGGTGCCGACCATCACGCATTGGGAAGATCTCGACATTAATTACCACATCGTTGCCAATATCAACCAGGATAAATGCATTCACTGCGGCCTATGCTACATTGCCTGTGAAGACACCTCGCATCAGGCCATCAGTCTGACCTACGGAAAGCCATATAACACCTATTCGATCATCGAAAATGAGTGTGTAGGCTGCAATTTGTGTAAATTAGTATGTCCTGTCGATAGCTGTATAACGATGGTTGAGCAACGCAAAGGCGACGAATACCTGAACTGGAAAGAATTCCAACGGCGCGGACTACCCCTGAACGATCATTAA
- a CDS encoding FAD binding domain-containing protein, with product MISFILNNKEVSTTLPPGTTVLDFVRYHHYLTGTKIGCREGDCGACTVLVGDSSTGELRYQTATSCLMPLGNAHGKHIVTIEGINMDDLNPIQQAMADESATQCGFCTPGFVMSLAGFCLSNKTATTQNAIAAIDGNICRCTGYKSIERAAAHVAELVGSRTEETPAQFVADRGILPSYFATIQERLQALRLNLNGELKNDNPLAQRVGGGTDVYVQKHDEIREASIQFLSDNIALKGIRQDGNQCVIGAATTVTDLVESPVIQRYFPDFKAYTKLVSSTPIRNMATIGGNFINASPIGDFTIFFLALDARLTLTDGVTTRELPLRELYLGYKTLDKRPDEYLEQICFQLPGSSTRFNFEKVSKRTHLDIASVNSAIQLTVDDDKITSVNLSAGGIAPIPKRLTNTEAFLTGQPITEALILEATNVAQTDIAPISDARGTETYKGLLLSQLIKAHFIKLFPELKAEQLVVG from the coding sequence TTGATTTCCTTCATTTTAAATAATAAAGAAGTAAGTACGACGCTGCCGCCCGGAACGACGGTGCTTGATTTTGTGCGCTATCATCACTACCTGACAGGTACAAAAATTGGCTGTCGGGAAGGCGATTGTGGGGCCTGTACGGTGCTGGTGGGCGATAGTTCGACTGGGGAGTTACGCTATCAGACAGCTACGTCCTGCCTGATGCCGTTGGGGAATGCCCACGGAAAACACATCGTTACAATTGAAGGCATCAACATGGATGACCTGAATCCTATTCAGCAGGCCATGGCCGACGAATCGGCTACACAATGCGGGTTTTGTACGCCCGGTTTTGTGATGTCGCTGGCGGGCTTTTGTCTGAGTAATAAAACGGCTACTACGCAAAATGCCATTGCGGCTATAGATGGTAATATCTGCCGCTGTACAGGCTATAAGTCTATCGAGCGGGCAGCTGCTCATGTGGCTGAATTGGTAGGGTCACGAACAGAAGAAACACCAGCGCAGTTTGTGGCAGATCGTGGAATTTTGCCGTCGTATTTTGCTACGATTCAGGAGCGATTGCAGGCTTTGCGGTTAAATTTAAATGGTGAATTAAAGAACGACAATCCATTGGCGCAACGGGTTGGCGGAGGAACAGACGTTTACGTACAGAAACACGACGAAATCAGGGAAGCTTCCATTCAGTTTCTGTCCGATAATATAGCGCTGAAAGGTATCCGTCAGGATGGTAATCAATGTGTTATTGGCGCTGCGACGACTGTTACTGACTTGGTAGAATCGCCTGTGATACAGCGCTATTTTCCTGATTTTAAGGCCTACACAAAGCTGGTTTCATCGACGCCAATCCGCAATATGGCGACCATCGGCGGTAACTTTATCAATGCTTCACCAATTGGCGATTTTACGATCTTTTTCCTCGCACTGGATGCCCGGCTTACATTGACGGATGGGGTAACGACTCGCGAATTGCCATTGAGAGAATTGTATCTTGGCTATAAAACGCTCGATAAACGCCCTGATGAATATCTCGAACAGATTTGCTTTCAGTTGCCGGGTTCATCGACTCGATTCAATTTCGAGAAAGTCAGCAAACGGACCCATCTGGATATCGCCAGTGTTAATTCGGCCATTCAGCTTACGGTTGATGACGATAAGATAACATCAGTAAACTTGTCGGCGGGTGGCATTGCGCCCATCCCAAAGCGATTAACGAACACCGAAGCGTTTTTAACGGGGCAACCGATCACTGAAGCATTAATTCTCGAAGCCACAAACGTAGCCCAAACCGACATCGCGCCCATTAGCGACGCACGCGGAACCGAAACCTATAAAGGGCTTTTGCTCAGTCAATTAATAAAAGCCCATTTTATTAAGTTGTTCCCCGAATTGAAGGCGGAACAGTTGGTGGTTGGATAG
- the tnpA gene encoding IS200/IS605 family transposase, which produces MAGTYSQIYIQIVFAVKGRDNLIRKDWKDDLYKYIAGIIKGKDQKPIIVNGAADHVHIFAGLRPSMSISDLVRDIKSNSCNFINDRKWVRGKFSWQEGYGAFSYGQSQVDSVYQYILNQEEHHRNRTFKEEYHEFLRKFQIEFDEKYLFDWIEE; this is translated from the coding sequence ATGGCTGGTACATACTCTCAGATTTATATACAGATTGTATTTGCGGTAAAAGGCAGAGACAATTTAATTAGGAAAGATTGGAAGGACGATTTGTATAAATACATTGCCGGAATCATAAAAGGGAAAGACCAAAAACCAATAATCGTAAATGGAGCAGCCGATCACGTTCATATTTTTGCTGGTTTGCGGCCATCGATGTCTATTTCGGATTTGGTAAGGGATATCAAGAGCAATTCCTGCAATTTCATTAATGACCGTAAATGGGTAAGGGGTAAGTTTTCATGGCAGGAAGGATATGGCGCGTTTTCGTATGGGCAATCGCAGGTTGATTCCGTCTATCAGTACATCCTGAATCAGGAAGAACATCATAGAAATCGTACATTTAAAGAAGAATACCACGAGTTTTTGAGAAAATTTCAGATTGAATTCGACGAAAAATATTTGTTTGATTGGATTGAGGAGTAA
- a CDS encoding molybdopterin cofactor-binding domain-containing protein, with product MKNIDSRTHVRGESVYLDDIPLIRGTLFGAAFGSPVAHGVIKKLDLSAAEAMPGVVKLFTYKDVTGENQIGGIIPDEPLLAEQHVHYCGMPIVFVVAESDEIARAAVRKITVDIDPLPVITDPREAQAKGELIVKPRTHKLGDTTMAWAQCTHIFEGRTETNGQEHLYIETQGAYAVPQENNGIKLYSSTQGPTAVQRAVSRSVGLAMHQIDVDVTRLGGGFGGKEDQANMWAALCALAAHVLRKPVKYSLHRMEDMAMTGKRHPYSSDFKIGLDDDLKIIAYEATFYQNAGAAADLSPAVLERTLFHCTNTYFIPNVTATAYSCRTHLPPNTAFRGFGGPQGMFVIEAAIAKAAEELGIEASVIQAKNLNKTGDEFAYGQHAVSEAHACWNKAVELYQLETIRTQIDAFNSNTSLYRKGLALMPICFGISFTNTRMNQARALVHVYTDGSVGVSTGAVEMGQGVNTKMLQVAAHVLSIRPERVKLQTTSTYRIANTSPSAASATADLNGKAVELACAEIINRLKVVAAGEFQTSAEAVTLKDEWVFVNGNRTDWNWNRLVMEAFMKRVSLSEHAHYATPEIHYDASREKGHPFAYHVYGTAIVEVTVDCLRGTYEMDAVNVVHDFGVSMNPLIDRGQIEGGIVQGLGWMTMEEVVYDKAGRLRSNALSTYKVPDIYSVPKEIAIEPLKTEQDNLAIFRSKAVGEPPLMYGIGAYFALRNAIRAFNPTANIPFDAPMTPEKVLMALYDKNANNRTVTSSTSSYSKQLPS from the coding sequence ATGAAAAATATAGATTCCAGAACGCATGTACGGGGCGAATCGGTGTATCTGGACGATATTCCGCTGATCCGAGGGACTTTGTTCGGAGCTGCATTTGGCTCGCCAGTAGCGCATGGTGTGATTAAAAAACTGGATTTATCGGCAGCGGAGGCTATGCCCGGCGTGGTCAAACTGTTCACGTACAAAGATGTAACGGGCGAAAATCAGATTGGTGGCATCATTCCTGACGAGCCGTTGCTGGCCGAACAGCACGTCCACTACTGCGGCATGCCGATTGTATTTGTCGTGGCCGAAAGTGACGAGATCGCCCGTGCCGCCGTCAGGAAAATTACCGTCGACATCGATCCGTTACCCGTTATTACCGACCCTCGCGAAGCCCAGGCAAAAGGAGAATTGATTGTAAAGCCAAGGACCCATAAACTGGGGGATACCACAATGGCCTGGGCGCAGTGTACGCATATTTTTGAAGGCCGAACGGAAACCAACGGGCAAGAGCACCTGTATATCGAAACCCAGGGAGCTTATGCCGTTCCGCAGGAGAATAACGGCATCAAACTCTACTCATCAACGCAGGGTCCTACGGCTGTGCAACGGGCCGTTAGTCGGTCGGTGGGGCTGGCTATGCACCAGATTGATGTCGATGTAACGCGGCTGGGTGGTGGGTTTGGTGGCAAAGAAGATCAGGCCAATATGTGGGCCGCTCTGTGTGCATTGGCGGCCCACGTACTCCGTAAGCCCGTTAAATATTCGCTGCACCGGATGGAAGATATGGCCATGACCGGCAAACGGCATCCCTATTCGTCGGACTTTAAAATCGGACTCGACGACGATCTGAAGATCATTGCCTACGAAGCTACGTTCTACCAGAATGCCGGTGCGGCTGCCGATCTGTCGCCAGCGGTGCTGGAGCGTACCTTGTTTCACTGCACTAATACCTATTTCATTCCGAATGTAACGGCCACGGCCTATAGCTGTCGGACACACCTACCGCCCAATACGGCGTTCCGGGGGTTCGGTGGGCCGCAGGGTATGTTCGTCATTGAAGCAGCCATCGCTAAAGCGGCCGAGGAATTAGGCATTGAAGCGTCGGTAATTCAGGCTAAAAACCTCAACAAAACCGGCGATGAATTTGCCTATGGACAACACGCTGTGAGTGAAGCCCATGCCTGCTGGAATAAAGCCGTGGAATTGTATCAATTGGAAACGATTCGAACCCAAATTGATGCATTCAATAGCAACACCTCATTGTATAGAAAAGGTCTGGCGCTGATGCCAATCTGCTTCGGTATCTCGTTCACCAACACCCGCATGAATCAGGCGCGGGCGCTGGTACACGTCTATACCGATGGGAGCGTGGGCGTAAGTACGGGCGCTGTCGAGATGGGACAGGGGGTAAACACGAAGATGTTACAGGTGGCTGCTCATGTGCTGTCCATTCGGCCGGAGCGAGTGAAGTTGCAGACGACGAGTACCTATCGAATCGCCAACACATCACCATCGGCAGCCAGTGCCACGGCTGATCTGAACGGGAAAGCTGTGGAGTTGGCCTGCGCTGAAATCATTAACCGGCTAAAGGTTGTGGCCGCGGGCGAATTTCAAACGTCAGCGGAAGCCGTTACCCTAAAAGATGAATGGGTTTTTGTGAACGGTAATCGAACCGACTGGAACTGGAACCGGCTGGTAATGGAAGCGTTTATGAAACGGGTTAGCCTGTCTGAACACGCGCATTATGCCACCCCTGAAATCCATTACGATGCCAGCCGGGAGAAAGGCCATCCCTTTGCCTATCACGTGTACGGTACGGCCATTGTTGAGGTGACGGTCGATTGCCTGCGCGGCACCTATGAAATGGACGCTGTTAACGTTGTTCACGATTTTGGCGTCAGCATGAACCCGCTCATCGACCGTGGGCAGATCGAAGGCGGTATTGTACAGGGCCTTGGCTGGATGACCATGGAAGAGGTCGTTTATGATAAAGCCGGACGGTTGCGCTCCAATGCCTTATCAACCTATAAAGTGCCGGATATTTATTCGGTGCCAAAGGAAATAGCTATCGAACCCCTGAAAACCGAGCAGGACAATCTGGCCATCTTCCGGTCGAAAGCCGTGGGCGAGCCTCCCCTGATGTACGGCATTGGCGCCTATTTCGCTCTGCGCAATGCTATTCGGGCCTTTAATCCAACAGCCAACATTCCGTTCGATGCCCCTATGACACCTGAAAAGGTTCTTATGGCGTTGTACGATAAAAACGCGAACAATAGAACCGTAACCTCTTCAACTAGTAGTTATAGTAAACAGCTTCCGTCATAA
- a CDS encoding XdhC family protein, whose product MSKPTSLTTWQLIHTCIRQQQPVMLLYVLESHGSSPGRQGFLMAVTASGDMEGSIGGGIMEHKFVEMANEKLRRHTTELSIRTQYHDKQATHNQSGMICSGDQTILVYRIRPHDESAVQAIVDCLDQNRNGQLTLSPSGIQFTENVSLNTDYSFNRGSVDEWQYQERLGYKNELFIIGGGHCALALSRMMSLMDFYIRIYDDRPDLHTMQLNAVAHEKITIRTYSDLTNLIPSGANKFVVVMTFGYRTDDLAIRALLNKSFRYFGVLGSKTKIGKLFADYRAEGISDEGLTQIHAPIGLSIHSQTPEEIAVSIAAEIIQVKNQYLS is encoded by the coding sequence ATGTCCAAACCAACATCATTAACCACCTGGCAACTTATTCATACGTGCATACGACAACAGCAGCCAGTGATGCTGCTGTATGTGCTGGAGAGTCATGGGAGTAGCCCAGGCCGGCAGGGGTTTCTGATGGCCGTGACCGCATCGGGCGACATGGAAGGGTCGATTGGGGGCGGCATTATGGAACACAAGTTTGTGGAAATGGCCAATGAAAAGCTTAGAAGACACACCACTGAGCTTTCCATCCGAACCCAATACCATGACAAACAAGCCACTCATAACCAGAGCGGTATGATCTGTTCAGGCGATCAGACCATCCTGGTTTATCGGATTCGACCGCACGACGAATCGGCTGTTCAGGCCATTGTCGATTGCCTTGACCAAAATCGAAACGGGCAGTTAACGCTATCGCCATCCGGCATTCAGTTTACGGAAAACGTATCGCTGAATACTGATTACAGCTTCAATAGGGGATCGGTAGACGAGTGGCAATATCAGGAACGGCTGGGTTATAAAAATGAGCTATTCATTATTGGCGGGGGGCATTGTGCATTGGCATTGTCGCGAATGATGAGCCTGATGGATTTTTACATTCGCATCTACGACGACCGCCCGGACCTGCATACCATGCAGTTGAATGCCGTTGCTCATGAGAAAATTACCATTCGTACGTATAGCGACCTAACCAATCTGATTCCGTCAGGAGCAAACAAATTTGTGGTGGTTATGACCTTTGGCTATCGAACCGACGATCTGGCTATCCGGGCGTTGCTGAATAAGTCATTTCGGTATTTTGGTGTGCTGGGGAGTAAAACCAAGATCGGAAAACTGTTTGCCGATTATCGCGCAGAAGGTATTTCCGACGAAGGGCTGACTCAAATCCATGCACCGATTGGCCTGTCCATCCATAGCCAGACTCCCGAAGAAATTGCCGTAAGTATTGCCGCCGAAATTATTCAGGTGAAGAATCAATACTTAAGCTGA
- a CDS encoding penicillin acylase family protein, with the protein MKQLATLIVFVIACSVQAQPFSQKEISHLQKQARRITIIKDKWGVPHVYTKTDQEAVFGMMYVQCEEFFESVENTLISRLGRQAEVEGESALYKDLWTRMFIDSAKAVALYQQSPGWLRKLCDGYADGINFYMISHPEKKPRLITRVQPWMALMNNVPSLEGSNSGEAELRAFYSRNPSLSMSFMPKDLSEHQEYGGSNGWAIAPSRTQSKKAMLLINPHAEFYGRIEIQVISKKGLNAYGAPFLGQFTIFQGFNEHLGWMHPVSLSDAKDLYAEQIERKNGHYFYRYNGELRPVDSTGITLYYKQGGQLISKKWMAYRTHHGPIIASVNTKWIAHKTHDANIDLLAMHWQKMKARNFNEFKSVLNKRAMTGSNIIYADQQGNIAYWHGNFVPKRDPSLDWKRPVDGSTSATDWQGTYSLDEIPHYINPTNGWVQNCNSTPLYGTGVYDSVMAKKPVYMLPDGHTARAVSAIRVLNKINDATIDDVVRAAHDPYLPNGEHHIPKLVAAYKTLQTDTTYSLLAGPVETLQSWNFQTDTNSVATTLAVLWLEKIIELNVAQLKKPTSNEERYSITNGANISTDAVSTTQILDALKKVVNGLQKDFGTWQVAWGSINRFQRVPNGQSFSDVSRSWAVPATPGYMGSLNAYVSRKSPQTQKRYGATGNTFAAVIEFGKTLKGKSILTGGSSSDPASGHFTDQVDGYIKGQYKDILFYKKEVVATAERVYHPGE; encoded by the coding sequence ATGAAGCAATTAGCAACCCTCATAGTCTTTGTCATAGCCTGTTCGGTTCAGGCACAACCCTTTTCCCAAAAAGAAATTAGCCATCTGCAAAAACAGGCCCGGCGAATCACGATCATCAAAGACAAATGGGGAGTGCCACACGTATACACAAAAACCGATCAGGAGGCCGTGTTCGGTATGATGTACGTGCAATGCGAGGAGTTTTTTGAAAGCGTGGAAAACACCTTGATCAGTCGACTGGGGCGTCAGGCGGAGGTTGAAGGTGAGTCGGCTCTATACAAAGATCTTTGGACTCGTATGTTCATCGATTCCGCTAAAGCGGTTGCCCTCTATCAGCAATCGCCAGGATGGCTTCGCAAACTATGCGATGGGTATGCTGATGGAATCAATTTCTATATGATTTCACATCCAGAGAAGAAACCACGGCTCATTACACGGGTGCAACCCTGGATGGCGCTGATGAACAATGTGCCCTCGCTCGAAGGCAGCAATTCAGGAGAAGCCGAGCTTCGCGCTTTTTATTCCAGAAATCCCAGTCTGTCGATGTCGTTTATGCCCAAAGACCTGAGCGAACATCAGGAGTATGGCGGATCGAATGGTTGGGCTATTGCTCCATCGCGTACGCAAAGCAAAAAGGCAATGCTGCTCATCAATCCACATGCCGAATTCTACGGGCGAATTGAAATTCAGGTTATCAGCAAAAAAGGGCTTAATGCCTACGGGGCTCCTTTTCTGGGGCAGTTCACTATTTTTCAAGGCTTTAATGAACACCTGGGCTGGATGCACCCCGTCTCCTTATCTGATGCCAAAGACCTGTATGCCGAGCAGATCGAACGGAAGAACGGACACTATTTCTATCGCTACAATGGCGAGCTACGACCCGTCGACAGCACGGGCATTACGCTGTATTACAAACAGGGCGGCCAGCTCATATCCAAAAAATGGATGGCCTACCGTACGCACCATGGGCCAATCATCGCATCGGTTAATACAAAATGGATTGCCCACAAAACGCACGATGCCAACATCGACCTGCTGGCCATGCACTGGCAGAAGATGAAAGCCCGAAACTTCAACGAATTCAAATCGGTCTTGAACAAACGAGCCATGACCGGTAGTAACATTATCTATGCCGATCAGCAAGGCAATATTGCCTACTGGCATGGCAACTTTGTGCCCAAACGCGATCCATCGCTCGACTGGAAACGCCCCGTCGATGGTAGCACCAGCGCTACTGACTGGCAGGGAACCTATTCGCTGGACGAGATTCCGCACTACATCAACCCCACAAACGGCTGGGTACAAAACTGTAATTCGACACCTTTGTATGGAACGGGCGTTTATGATTCCGTGATGGCTAAGAAGCCGGTTTATATGCTTCCCGACGGGCATACGGCACGTGCCGTGAGTGCCATTCGTGTACTGAATAAAATCAATGATGCCACGATCGACGATGTTGTCAGGGCCGCTCATGACCCGTATCTGCCCAATGGAGAGCACCATATTCCTAAACTGGTAGCCGCCTACAAAACGCTGCAAACCGATACGACCTACAGTTTGCTGGCTGGTCCTGTAGAAACCCTGCAATCCTGGAATTTCCAGACCGATACCAACTCAGTCGCAACAACACTGGCCGTGCTATGGCTGGAGAAAATAATTGAATTGAATGTGGCCCAATTGAAAAAACCTACCTCTAATGAGGAGCGTTATTCGATAACTAATGGTGCCAATATTTCGACTGATGCCGTTTCGACAACGCAAATACTCGATGCGTTAAAGAAGGTGGTTAATGGCTTACAAAAAGATTTTGGTACCTGGCAGGTGGCCTGGGGATCGATTAATCGATTTCAGCGCGTTCCCAACGGGCAATCGTTCAGTGATGTCAGCCGGAGTTGGGCTGTACCGGCTACACCCGGTTATATGGGTTCACTGAATGCATATGTCAGTCGAAAAAGCCCACAGACTCAGAAGCGATACGGTGCTACGGGCAATACCTTTGCGGCTGTGATTGAATTCGGAAAAACGCTGAAAGGGAAATCTATCCTTACGGGCGGATCGAGCTCAGATCCCGCGTCGGGCCACTTCACCGATCAGGTCGACGGTTATATTAAAGGGCAGTACAAAGACATTCTGTTTTACAAAAAAGAGGTTGTGGCTACTGCCGAACGAGTGTATCATCCGGGAGAGTAA
- the ureA gene encoding urease subunit gamma → MHLTPRETEKLLLFLAGELAEKRKARGLKLNYPEAIALISSRLQEAARDGRTVAELMHYGTTILSREDVMEGIPEMIHEIQIEATFPDGTKLVTVHDPIR, encoded by the coding sequence ATGCATCTAACTCCACGCGAGACCGAAAAACTCCTCCTGTTTCTGGCTGGCGAGCTAGCCGAAAAACGAAAAGCACGTGGCCTGAAACTGAATTATCCCGAAGCCATTGCCCTGATCAGTAGTCGTTTGCAGGAAGCTGCCCGCGATGGTCGGACCGTAGCCGAACTAATGCATTATGGCACTACCATTCTCTCGCGTGAGGATGTGATGGAGGGCATTCCCGAAATGATTCATGAAATTCAGATTGAAGCCACATTTCCCGACGGCACCAAGCTCGTAACCGTACACGATCCGATCCGGTAA
- the ureB gene encoding urease subunit beta gives MIPGEYILAEGDIECNVGRKTTTVMVVNTGDRPVQVGSHFHFFEINRLMAFDRQKALGMRLNIPAGTAVRFEPGEEKEVELVELGGNKRVVGFSNLVDGSIAEKNAATTTQEAISKGFKNA, from the coding sequence ATGATTCCAGGAGAATACATACTTGCCGAAGGTGATATCGAATGCAACGTAGGTCGGAAAACCACTACGGTAATGGTTGTTAATACTGGCGACCGGCCGGTGCAGGTAGGATCGCACTTTCACTTTTTTGAGATTAACCGACTGATGGCTTTCGACCGGCAGAAAGCGTTGGGAATGCGACTGAACATCCCGGCCGGAACGGCCGTTCGCTTCGAACCCGGCGAAGAAAAAGAAGTGGAACTGGTCGAATTGGGGGGCAATAAGCGCGTAGTTGGCTTCAGCAATCTGGTCGATGGCTCAATTGCCGAAAAAAATGCTGCAACAACCACACAGGAGGCCATCTCGAAAGGCTTTAAAAATGCATGA